A section of the Streptococcus oriscaviae genome encodes:
- a CDS encoding response regulator transcription factor, which yields MIKILLVEDDLSLSNSVFDFLDDFADVMQVFDGDEGLYEAESGVYDLILLDLMLPEKDGFQVLKELREKGITTPVLITTAKESLDDKGHGFELGADDYLTKPFYLEELKMRIQALLKRAGKFNENTLSYGDVSVDLSTNSTLVNGVEVELLGKEFDLLVYFLQNQNVILPKTQIFDRIWGFDSDTTISVVEVYVSKIRKKLKGTAFGENLQTLRSVGYILKNVE from the coding sequence ATGATTAAGATATTGTTAGTTGAAGATGATCTCAGTCTTTCAAATTCCGTCTTTGATTTCCTAGATGATTTTGCAGATGTTATGCAGGTTTTTGATGGTGACGAAGGTCTTTATGAAGCCGAATCAGGGGTGTATGATTTGATTTTGCTGGACTTGATGTTGCCTGAAAAGGACGGATTCCAAGTCTTGAAGGAATTGCGTGAAAAAGGCATCACCACGCCAGTTCTCATTACCACTGCAAAAGAAAGTCTTGATGACAAGGGACATGGATTTGAGTTGGGAGCCGATGACTACTTGACCAAACCATTCTACCTAGAAGAGCTAAAAATGCGTATTCAGGCCTTGTTGAAACGCGCTGGGAAATTCAATGAGAATACTCTTTCTTATGGCGATGTTTCGGTTGATCTTTCAACTAACTCTACCTTAGTCAACGGTGTTGAAGTGGAGCTTTTGGGCAAGGAATTTGATTTGCTAGTGTATTTCCTACAAAATCAAAATGTTATCCTGCCTAAGACACAAATTTTCGACCGCATTTGGGGCTTTGACAGCGATACGACTATTTCGGTCGTTGAGGTCTACGTTTCTAAAATAAGAAAAAAATTGAAAGGTACCGCCTTTGGAGAGAACCTACAAACTCTCCGTAGTGTTGGTTACATTTTGAAGAATGTTGAATAA
- a CDS encoding LPXTG cell wall anchor domain-containing protein, producing MKPQQGDLILQKGYKVTGWVDEQNNPVSEDTIIKQPIILSPVVELAEVAPTPEKPKTEPEAPKVTPEKPKAEPEAPKVTPEKPKTEPEAPKVTPEKPKAEPEAPKVTPEKPKTNPEAPKVTPEKPKAELEAPKVTPEKPKTNPEAPKVTPEKPKAKPEAPKVTPEKPKTNPEAPKVTPEKPKADPEVPKVTPEKPKAEPEAPKVTPEKPKADPEAPKVTPEKPKKDSEAPKIISETTQTQGQSKKVTPNPSSANPTTTTSGTRKATLPNTGEQSNVFAWIGGILAAFLIGIFALKAKSLKNRK from the coding sequence TTGAAACCGCAACAAGGAGATCTTATTCTTCAAAAAGGCTACAAAGTAACTGGCTGGGTTGACGAACAAAACAATCCAGTTAGTGAAGACACTATCATCAAACAGCCAATCATCCTATCCCCTGTTGTAGAATTGGCTGAAGTAGCACCAACTCCAGAGAAGCCTAAGACAGAACCCGAAGCACCAAAAGTGACACCAGAAAAACCCAAGGCTGAACCCGAAGCACCAAAAGTGACACCAGAAAAACCCAAGACCGAGCCCGAAGCACCGAAAGTGACACCAGAAAAACCTAAGGCCGAACCCGAAGCGCCGAAAGTAACGCCGGAGAAGCCTAAGACTAATCCCGAAGCACCGAAAGTGACACCAGAAAAACCTAAGGCCGAACTCGAAGCGCCGAAAGTAACGCCGGAGAAGCCTAAGACTAATCCCGAAGCGCCGAAAGTAACACCGGAGAAGCCGAAGGCTAAGCCCGAAGCACCAAAAGTGACACCGGAGAAGCCTAAGACTAATCCCGAAGCGCCGAAAGTAACGCCTGAAAAACCCAAGGCGGATCCCGAAGTGCCGAAAGTGACGCCAGAAAAACCTAAGGCCGAGCCCGAAGCACCAAAAGTGACACCGGAGAAGCCAAAGGCGGACCCTGAGGCACCAAAAGTAACACCGGAGAAGCCAAAAAAAGATTCTGAAGCTCCAAAAATCATTTCAGAAACAACTCAAACACAAGGGCAATCTAAAAAAGTCACTCCAAATCCTTCATCGGCTAATCCCACAACAACTACTTCAGGAACAAGGAAGGCGACCTTGCCAAATACAGGTGAGCAAAGTAATGTGTTCGCTTGGATTGGAGGAATACTTGCGGCATTCTTGATAGGTATTTTTGCACTGAAAGCAAAAAGTCTAAAAAATAGGAAGTAG